Within Triticum dicoccoides isolate Atlit2015 ecotype Zavitan chromosome 1B, WEW_v2.0, whole genome shotgun sequence, the genomic segment AATTTTTTATGCGCAATAACCATGATTTGCTTGTCATCTTATTGTTAAGCACTTATTGGGTAAGAACTtactccctttgtaaactaatatCCTTTTAGATCACTAGAGTAGTGATTTAAAAAATATTAGTTTATATAggcaagttaataagatgtgggacagTTGATTCGATTTTAGAGAAATCCGTTGAGAGAAAAACCAAAGATGGGAGGGGAAAAAacaaaagggggggggggcataATAGAGAGGTTGGAAGAAGAAAAAGTGAAACATAAACCTTGCATTCTTTTTAAAAAATTTAGAACCTTGCATTATTTTTGAGTAGTAGAGATATTATCCAGTTACTTTTTTATGGGCTTATCCAGTTACCTTTTTTTAGAAAAAATGTTTATCCAGTTACCTATATCGAGGTTCCCATTTGCGCACAGGGCCTATTTATACAGAAAACCCAATCAGAAACAGCCCACGTAGGTAGCAGGCCCAGAATGACTTAACCCACACAGCACTCGAGTCCCCTAAAAAAAAAGAACTCGAGTCGCAGTCGTCGTAGCTGCAAGtagagaaggagagagaggggagagaatcTAGTGCTACCCCAATGGCGCAAATCATCGACGGCAAGGCCATCGCCGCCGAAATCAGGCACGAGATCGGCGCCGAGGTCGCCGCGCTCTCGTCCGCCCACAACATCGTGAGCCCCTATCCCACCCGACGCCGCCGCTGGACCAATCGACCTGCTGCGGATTGGGATAATGTCCGTGACGCTGACTTTTTCCTTCTGTCGCAGGTGCCGGGGCTGGCGGTGGTGATCGTGGGGAGCAGGAAGGACTCGCAGACATACGTGCAGATGAAGCGCAAGGCCTGCGCCGAGGTCGGCATCCGCTCCTTCGACGTCGACCTCCCCGAGGACATCTCCGAGGCCGCGCTCGTCGCCGAGGTCCACCGCCTCAACGCCGACCCCGCCGTCCACGGTATCTCCTCCGCAGCCGAATCGGATATGCTCTTCCTTTCGTGGTACTGGGAGAACATGGATGCTGTGTCTGGCACTGTAATCCACTCCTGTGTCAGTCTGCTTGTGCCGTAGATGCAGTCATTCCTAGCTGGTTTGTTCAGATGAATTTGGAGATGGTTAAATTCGGTCCTGGTTGCACTCGAGATCACGCCTTTGTGGCTGGGATGCCATTCGCTTACTGCTTGGGTTTCCCTGGCCGGATTTGCTCTTCAGTTGACTTAGCGTGAGAGGATAGAGAAGTCTGATCCTGTTTATTCGTGTATAGTTCAATCCTTTGAAATGGAACGTTGTTTACTGGGCGACACTCTGTTTTCAGGCGTCCTGGATCCCAAATTTTAGCCCGGAATGGCATCAGTACTCACCATTATGTGTGTTTTCGTTCCCAATTTCTGAGAGATTTGCTTGGTTGGGAATATAATTTTGAACTGGAACATTGTTTCACGGGGTGATACACTTTGGTTGTTCTTAAGTTGTTTCAGGCGTGCCGGAGCCCAAAATTTTGGCCCAGAATGGCATCAGTACTCATCATCTTGTGTGTTCTGTTCCCCAGTTTCTGAGGGATTAGCTTTGATTGGGAATGTAATTTTAAGTGGTCGCTTCACTGGATTAGGCATGGACTTTAGTTATAAGTCACCTGTGAAGAGAATGACATGCCCTAGTTCACATCAGCACAATGACTAATATTTGGGGGAATTATTGCTTCGCTGATGGTTGGAATTTTCTGTTGGGGCATGCTTGTAAATCATGCATTCATGTTAGTGCCAAATTAGTTTTGTTCTCATGCTCTTGGGCCATAGGAGTTTTGTTACCTGACTTAGATCACCATCTCTAGCTTCTGGCACAAGTCATCAGTTTCCTTAGAGAGCAAATATGAAGCTATAGGGCACAAAATGGAGCTTTGGTCGATCAGGTTGTCTTTTTGAAATGTGGTTGCCAGTTTCTTAAATTTTCAGATAACTACTATTTTGATATGATTTACTTCGTTGCTAGAATGTTGCTTTGCTAGCTCTAGGCTCTACGCTTCTACAGTCTGATATTTGGAATTCTTATTCCTACATGTAGCAAAGCTTGTATACTGACTCTATTGAGTATTTCCTTTTGCACCAGGAATTCTTGTTCAGCTTCCATTGCCCAAGCATATCAACGAAGAAAATATCTTGAACCAGATCTCCATTGAGAAAGATGTCGACGGCTTTCATCCTTTGAACATTGGCAAGCTCGCAATGAAAGGCAGAGATCCACTGTTTGTACCTTGCACGCCAAAGGTATCGATTGCAACACTTAAGCACGGCATTTCTCAACACTGGTTTGACTGCAGTTTTCATTTGTAACATCTTTGCCTTCGTGTCTTTGTTCACTTATATGAAGGGATGCATGGAGCTCCTGTCACGAAGTGGCGTCACTGTAAAAGGAAAACACGCAGTTGTGGTTGGGCGTAGCAACATTGTGGGTTTACCAGTATCCCTTCTCCTTCTGAAAGCGGACGCAACCGTGTCGATCGTGCATTCACGGACCCCAAATCCCGAAACAATTGTCCGTCAAGCAGACATTGTCATTGCAGCAGCTGGCCAGGCCATGATGGTACATTATTCTGCGGCGAGAAGCCCACCCTATTTTATGGTGTTGCCTTAATTCTGACTGCTGTGTTCTCTTGGCTGTTAGATCAAGGGAGACTGGATCAAACCAGGCGCGGCGGTCATCGACGTCGGGACAAACTCCATCGACGACCCAACCAGGAAGTCTGGGTACAGACTCGTTGGCGATGTGGATTTCTCGGAGGCGAGCAAGGTCGCGGGTCACCTGACTCCGGTCCCCGGAGGCGTCGGGCCGATGACCGTGGCGATGTTGCTGAAGAACACGGTGGACGGCGCCAAGAGGGGTATAGTCAGCTGATTTGCTGCGTGATTTGGTAATGTGGGGATGATGTTGTAACTGGGTGCCTAGACTAAAATCGGTTCCCCATTTTGTCATGGCTTACGCTATTTCGAGATCAATAAACGACGCTCAGTAGCTCACCAGTTGGggtgtcttttttttcttttggcaaaCTAAAACCCTGCTTTGGCTGGTGCTCTGCCATACATACGCAGTCGCCGCTGGCGAGGCAGGGACGAAGCAAATCCAGATGCGCTCGAGATAGAGTAGATGTGGCCTCTGAGCACCTCTCTGCTCAGCAACCACACACTGAAGCCTGAAGAAACCACGGGAGCTGATTAACCCCTTGCACGGGCACAAGGCACCGCACGTGGATAAGGCGATTTGGCGGTGGTGGCCGCCTGGCCGGCGGTACGTTCGGCTGGGGAAAAAGAAGAAGATGGGGTGTAGTGTCAGGAACTTGACAAGGATCGAAATAACTAAGCACTCAACAACTCAATTTCAGAGAAGAATTCGAGGCAACTGCGGTTGTATTGCTGAGAATGGGGAAAGTAGCACAGCACGCCACCGGTGGCTAGGGTTTCTACCCAATTACAATAATGATATGCCCAAAAGTGAGAGGGAGCAGTGGCTATATAGCCATCATAGATGAAAAGTGAAATAGAAAGCAGGGTTTGTATTGCCGAGAATGGGGAAAGTAGCACAGCACGCCACCGGTGGCTAGGGTTTCTACCCAATCACAGTAATGGTATGCCCAAAACTGAGAGGGAGCGGTGGCTATATAGCCATTACAGATGAAAAGTGAAACAGAAAGCAAAAACAGAGCATGTTGTGTCGGATGATCAACAGCGACATTCGGAGTAAGGGCAGCCGTTGGATGGAAGATCTAAGgatgagatgaccagccagtggcaaACCATTATCCTCATACGAGAGCCGCTGGATGGTAGATCGACGGCCAGGGACGCTTCCGACACGCTGGAACGGGGCAATTCTTCAGAGCTGCACTAATCTAGCCTGACAAATCCTCCCCGTTGAGATAAAGCTTGCCCTCAAGCTTGAAAGGAAGGGGAAACCTTCTCGATGAAGGCCAAGTCCTCCCAGGTGGCTGCTTCCTCCCGCATGTTGACCCATTTGATTAACCagcggacgactggaatgctgatatTGCCCTAGGGTCTTGGGATTAACTTCCTTTCCAAGATTGCTTCGGGCTCCATTTGGATAACTCCATCAGCACCAATGAGGGGTAAGTTCTTGGAAGGGATTACTTTGGGCCATATGTGCTTCTTGAGTTGACTCACATGAAAAGTGTTGTGTAAGTGGCAGCCTTCAGGTAGGAGGAGTTGGTAGGCAGCTCAGCCAACTCTTTGCATAATTCTGAATGGACCATAGAACTTGGAGTGCAACTTGAGGTGTCTATGCAGACTGAGGGAAGTGTGTTTGTAGGGCTGGAACTTCAAGTAAACCATGTCTCCTTCAGCAAATGTTCTTTACTGTCTGTTTCTGTCAGCAAAGTGCTTCATTCTTTGTTGTGCCTTGGAGAGGTTCTGCTTGATTACTTCAAGAGACAGCTCTCTGTTCTGTAGCAAGTTGTCACTATCCTCAGAAATAGTCAGGCAATGCAGATCAGCTACCATAGGTGGGGGAAAGTCATACAAAGCCTGGAAGGGAGTCATTTGCAATGAAGTGTGAAAACTTGTATTGTACCACCACTCAGCTAGGGCCAGCCATGCATGCCACTTCCTTGGCTGTTGGAAACACATGCACCTTAAATAATTCTCCAAACACTTGTTCACCCTCTCTGTTTGGCCTTCTGTTTGGGGATGATAGCTGGTGCTCATGTGTAGTTTGATTTTTAGTGATTTAAACAGCTGTTGCCACAAGTTACTTGTGAAAATTCTGTCCCTGTTAGTTACTATGACCAATGGCATTCCATGAAGTTTGAACACTGTGTCAGAAAAGGCTCTAGCCACAGTTTGGACAGTTATGGGGTGTTTCATGGCAATGAAATGGGCATATTTGGTGAATCCGTCCACTACCACCCGAATGAGGTCTTTGTCTTCAGAGGTGGGCAATCCCTCAACAAAGTTCATGCTGATGTGGGCCCAAGAAAAATCTAGGACTGGCAGGGGCTCCAACAGGCCAGGGTAAGAAGTATGCTCAGCTTTGTTTATCGGGCAGACAGGGCATTGTTTGATGAAGTCAATGACATCCTGTTTGAGGCCATGCTAGTGAAAAACCAAGTGGACCCTGTGATAAGTTGCTCTTTGTCCAGAGTGGCCTCCCAATTCAGATGCATGAAAAGTTTGCAATATGTCCTGTCTCAAAGAAGTAGCAGTTCCAATAAGAAGTCTGTTTTTAAATCTCAAGATACCATTCTTGAATGTATATCCAGTGTTAATGTCCTTGTGGTGGCACACTTAGCTATGAGATCTTTGATTTTCTGATCTGCTGGATAGCTCTTGATTACTTCAGAAACCCATTTAGGGGTAGTGATACTGGTAGACAGGAGTGATATCATGTGCTTGACCCTAGACAGTGCATCAGCAGCCTTGTTTTCTTTGCCCTTTTTGTACTGAATTGTAAAATTGTAGCCCAACAGCTTGAGTAATAATTTGTGTTGTATTCCTTTCGTAAATTTTTGTTCCTGAATGTATTTCAAGCTCTCCTAGTCAGTTCTGATGATCAGAGAAGTTGCTAAGAAGTAGTGTTTCCATTTTTTCACAGCTTCAATAATTGCCAGAGCTTCCTTGTCATAAGTGGACCATGCTAGTGCCTTTGGTCCAATGGACTTACTGAAGTAAGACAAGGGTTTTccatcttgcatcagtacagctccTAGGCCATAACCACTTGCATCAGCTTCCAACACAAAGGGTTTAGAGAAATCTGGTAGGGCCAGGACAGGAGCTTGTGTGAGTTTCTCTTTAATAGCTGTAAATGCTGCTTGTTGTTCCTGCTGCCAAGAGAAGGAGTCCTTCTTCAGGCAGTCAAAAAGGGGTCTGCAAATTATGCCATATCCCTGAATGAATCTTCTGTAGTAACCACTCAGGCCCAGGAAACTTCTGAGTTCAGTTACTGTTGTGGAGGCTGGCCACTCCTTGATAGCAGCAATTTTAGTGGGGTCAGTTGCCACACCTTCCTTGTTAATAACATGGCCCAAATATTCTATTTCAGATTGACCAAAAGAACACTTGTCCAGTTTGGCATATAAGTGATTTTCTTGCAGGACCTGAAAGACTTTCTTCAGGTGCAGCTTGTGCTCTGCCATGGTCAGACTGAATAACaaaatgtcatcaaagaaaactaCCACAAATTCAAAAGGGCCAAACAAGAAGTTGATGAGAGCTTGAAATGTGGGAGGGCCATTGGTTAAACCAAAAGACATAACTAGGAATTCAAAGTGCCCTTGGAGAGTAGAAAATGATGTCTTGTGGATGTCTTCTTCAGCCATTCATATCTTGATGATACCCACTTCTGAGATCTATTTTAGAGGAAACCGTTGCTCCTTTTAACTGGTCTAGAAGATCTTCTATCACAGGAATGGGATATTTGTTTTTTATGGTGATAGCATGCAGTTTCATGTAATCAATGCAGAGCCTCAGAGTTCTATCATTCTTCTTAACAAGAAGCACAGGTGAAGAGAAGAGGCTAGTGCTAGGTCTAATCAGACCAGCTTTCAGGAGCTCGGATATGATCTTTTCTAGTGCTTCTTACTGGTGATGGGTACTCTGTAGGGTCTCTGGTTTACCACTTTTGCTCCTTCCACTAGTGGAATC encodes:
- the LOC119326148 gene encoding bifunctional protein FolD 2-like yields the protein MAQIIDGKAIAAEIRHEIGAEVAALSSAHNIVPGLAVVIVGSRKDSQTYVQMKRKACAEVGIRSFDVDLPEDISEAALVAEVHRLNADPAVHGILVQLPLPKHINEENILNQISIEKDVDGFHPLNIGKLAMKGRDPLFVPCTPKGCMELLSRSGVTVKGKHAVVVGRSNIVGLPVSLLLLKADATVSIVHSRTPNPETIVRQADIVIAAAGQAMMIKGDWIKPGAAVIDVGTNSIDDPTRKSGYRLVGDVDFSEASKVAGHLTPVPGGVGPMTVAMLLKNTVDGAKRGIVS